In Microcella sp., the genomic stretch TTCAGCTAGCAAAACCCTGATGAACTCGCCTATTTCGCGGCCCTCGTACCCGATACCGACGACTCCTCGCTGGTCCCCCATGACGATAATTCTTTCACGCAATCGTCGAGCATTCGATCGACGCGACATGTACTCATTTCAGAGAAAGGCACGCCATGGCTGACCCCGAACGGCAGATCGTGGTCGCCATCGATTCGGGCGGGTCGACGACGCGGGTGGCGTGCATTGACCGGCACGCTGACGTCGTTGGTCGGGCGGTCGGAGGCGCAGGAAGCCCCGAGCACAGCTCAACGAGCGAGGCTGCAGTCCGTTCCACGCTCGCGCAAGCCTTGGCCGACGCTGGTCGCTCGACGGGTGATGTCGTCGCGCTCGTGGCCGGTATGGCCGGGCTCAATGTCGAGAGCGACCAGAAGTGGGCGACAGATCACACTCACCTCGCCGGCCTCACCAAGTCACGCACGCACCTCAACGATTCGACCATCGCGCACGTGGGTGCCTTTCTGGGCGAGCCGGGTGTGCTCGTCATTGCCGGCACCGGTTCGATCATGCTCGGCATTGATCGCCATGGCCGACAACATCGCAACGATCAGCTGCATCACTACGCCGGAGCAGCTCGCCATATCGCCTACGACGTTGTGCACCACTTACTCGTCGGCGATGGTGCCGATGATGAACTGCTGCCGCTCGCACTGCAGCACTGGAAGGTTGCGAGCGTCGATGAGTTGCGCGCTGCGGTCGAGGCGCCCTATGAGATCGAAACCGTCAAGCGCTCTTTCGGCACCTTCGCCCCTGCGATAACGAGTCGCGTCGACACATCGTCCCTGGCCCGCAACGCCGTCGCCGCGCTCGCCCGCCGCACCGCGTTCGGAATTCGCCTCGTCGGCGCACCGCTCGGCACACCCGTGATGTGGTCGGGCGCGGGCTCGCTCGCGACCGACGGCGCATTCATCGATGCCGTCGAACGCGAACTCGCTCGCGTGCATGCTGACTACAGGCACACGCCCGCCG encodes the following:
- a CDS encoding BadF/BadG/BcrA/BcrD ATPase family protein, with translation MADPERQIVVAIDSGGSTTRVACIDRHADVVGRAVGGAGSPEHSSTSEAAVRSTLAQALADAGRSTGDVVALVAGMAGLNVESDQKWATDHTHLAGLTKSRTHLNDSTIAHVGAFLGEPGVLVIAGTGSIMLGIDRHGRQHRNDQLHHYAGAARHIAYDVVHHLLVGDGADDELLPLALQHWKVASVDELRAAVEAPYEIETVKRSFGTFAPAITSRVDTSSLARNAVAALARRTAFGIRLVGAPLGTPVMWSGAGSLATDGAFIDAVERELARVHADYRHTPAAMSPLGGAILLALRSAGWETSGTVAALISAFSD